One stretch of Syntrophomonadaceae bacterium DNA includes these proteins:
- a CDS encoding 4Fe-4S dicluster domain-containing protein, with protein sequence MSRKVVSALPQLCIGCKQCEMFCSFEQEGAYSPRLARIRVVKYEDKCLSVPVTCAYCEQPVCEEACPVGAMQHEPGSGAAKVVEELCIGCKECVNACPLGAVELHPKKGTALRCDQCQGDPACVKYCPAGALKYEPLHHTVRDKRRARVAAWNLD encoded by the coding sequence TTGAGCCGGAAAGTTGTCAGTGCGCTGCCCCAGCTGTGTATTGGGTGCAAGCAGTGTGAAATGTTCTGCTCGTTTGAGCAAGAGGGGGCATACTCTCCCCGGCTGGCCCGCATCCGGGTGGTGAAGTATGAAGACAAGTGCCTGAGCGTGCCGGTAACCTGCGCCTACTGTGAACAGCCGGTTTGCGAAGAAGCATGCCCGGTTGGCGCCATGCAGCATGAGCCGGGCAGCGGCGCGGCAAAGGTGGTGGAGGAACTGTGTATCGGGTGCAAGGAATGTGTCAACGCCTGTCCCTTGGGGGCAGTAGAACTGCACCCGAAAAAAGGCACAGCCCTCAGGTGTGACCAGTGTCAGGGCGATCCTGCCTGTGTTAAATATTGTCCTGCCGGTGCCTTGAAATACGAACCCCTGCACCACACAGTGCGGGATAAGCGGCGCGCCCGGGTAGCGGCATGGAATCTAGACTAA